The following coding sequences lie in one Nycticebus coucang isolate mNycCou1 chromosome 18, mNycCou1.pri, whole genome shotgun sequence genomic window:
- the LOC128570453 gene encoding 60S ribosomal protein L29-like has product MAKSKNHTTHNQSRKWHRNGIKKPRSQRYDSLKGVDPKFLRNMRFAKKHNKKGLKKMQANNAKAVSARAEAIKALIKSKEVKTKIPKGASRKLSRLAYIAHPKLGKRARARIAKGRRLCRPKAQSAASSAAPASVPAQAPKGAQAPTKAPE; this is encoded by the coding sequence ATGGCCAAGTCCAAGAACCACACCACACACAATCAGTCTCGAAAATGGCACAGAAATGGCATCAAGAAACCCCGATCACAAAGATATGACTCTCTTAAGGGGGTAGATCCCAAGTTCCTGAGGAACATGCGCTTTGCCAAGAAGCACAACAAGAAGGGCCTGAAGAAGATGCAGGCCAACAATGCCAAGGCCGTGAGTGCACGTGCTGAAGCTATAAAGGCCCTTATAAAGTCCAAGGAGGTTAAGACCAAGATTCCAAAGGGTGCCAGCCGTAAACTCAGTCGACTTGCCTACATCGCCCACCCCAAGCTTGGGAAGCGTGCTCGTGCACGCATTGCCAAGGGTCGCAGGCTCTGCCGGCCAAAGGCCCAATCGGCTGCTTCATCTGCAGCTCCAGCTTCAGTTCCAGCTCAGGCTCCCAAAGGTGCCCAGGCCCCCACGAAGGCTCCAGAGTAG